The sequence CAAATAACAAATCTATAATGGATAACTGAAATAAATTAAAAGGCGGTTTCATGTCGATTTTAGAAATTAGAATAGTTCCTGATCCTATTCTAAAAATGAAAGCACATAAAATAAAAAAAATAGATGATTCGATTAAAACATTAGCATTTGATATGTTTGAAACACTTCAAGACGCTCATGGTGTAGGTTTAGCAGCGAATCAAGTAGGTGTATTAAAAAGAATCGCTGTCATTCAAACATCATTAGAAGACGATCCAATTTATATTATTAATCCTGAAATTACTGAAATATCAGGTGAAAGAGAAGTTGAAGAGGGATGTTTGAGTGTTCCAGGATATATTGGAAATATTTTTAGGTCTGAAAATGTAAAAGTTAAAGCACAAGATTTAGATGGAAAAAGAATAAAAATTAATGCTACTGGATTATTGGCACAAGCATTAGAACACGAAATCGATCATCTGAATGGTATTTTGTATTTAGATCATTTAAAAAGTCATGAAAACCTACGAAAAATTTCTGAAGAAACTGACACTGATATTGAAGGCGAAGAAGTAAGTCCTAAAGAGGTTACCTCATAGAAGTTAAAGTATAATGCCGAAAGATATTTTATATAAACATATTACAGATTTGATAACAACTAAATATAAAGATATTACTATTTATGCTTGTGGTGGTTTTGTACGAGATTTAATACTAGGTAATGAGCCAAAAGATTTAGATTTAGTCGTTACTAGTAATCCTGAAGTATTTGCTAGAGAACTTTCAAATATTCTTGAATCAAATTATTTTGTATTAGATGAAACAAGAAATATCTTTCGCATCACATATAGAACAAGTGATGACATTTTAAACATAGATATTTCAGAGTTAGTTGTATCTATAGAAAATGATGCTTTAACTCGTGATTTTACTATTAATTCATTATACATTCCTATCGATAAATTATTTGCTGTAGACTCTATACAACATATTTTGGACCCTTTGGAAGGGTTCTCACATTTAAATCAAAGAAAACTAATAGTAGTAAGTGAAACGGTATTCAATGATGATTCCATAAGGTTACTTCGTGCAGTGCGTTTATCTGAATTTTTAGATCTAGAAATAGATAATCAAACAAAAAAACAAATTCGTGATGATGCTAAATTAATACAAAATTGTGCACCTGAAAGAATACATGATGAATTGATGACTATTATGTCTTTTGATTCTGGAACTATGAATGCAATTAAACAGTTAAATAATTTAGATTTGTTATTTAATCTAATTCCGGAATTAAAATTGGGTGTAAACGAAGATCAACCTAAAGAACATTATTGGGATATTTTTGAACATAATGTGCAAACAGTAGGGTATTTTGAAAATATCATTCACTCTAATAATATTGATACTTGGATCTTAGATGAGATTTATTGGAATCCACAATTAAAAGATTATTTTATGAATGATAATATTTCAGGTTATTCAAGATATTCTATGGTTAAGGTAGCTTGCCTTTTGCATGATATTGCAAAACCACATACTAAAACAATTGATAATGAAAGAATACGATTTAAAGGTCATCACAGAGAAGGTGCAATAATATCGGAAAAAATACTTAAAAACCTTAGATTCTCTAAAAAGCATATACGAGGAATTAGTACAATAATTGATCATCATCTTAGGCCAGGACAAATGAGTCATGAAGGACAACTTCCTTCAGACAAAGCAATTTATCGTTTTTTCAGAAGTTCAGAAGATTTTGCTATTGATACTATATATTTGAATTTAGCTGATTATTTGGCTGCTCGAGGACCACTTTTAGAAAAACAAGAATGGATCGATTATGTAACAAAGGTAAATCATATTTATTTACAGGGTACAAAACAACAAGATGATCCAAAGTATGAGAGAC comes from SAR202 cluster bacterium and encodes:
- the def gene encoding peptide deformylase; translated protein: MSILEIRIVPDPILKMKAHKIKKIDDSIKTLAFDMFETLQDAHGVGLAANQVGVLKRIAVIQTSLEDDPIYIINPEITEISGEREVEEGCLSVPGYIGNIFRSENVKVKAQDLDGKRIKINATGLLAQALEHEIDHLNGILYLDHLKSHENLRKISEETDTDIEGEEVSPKEVTS
- a CDS encoding CCA tRNA nucleotidyltransferase → MPKDILYKHITDLITTKYKDITIYACGGFVRDLILGNEPKDLDLVVTSNPEVFARELSNILESNYFVLDETRNIFRITYRTSDDILNIDISELVVSIENDALTRDFTINSLYIPIDKLFAVDSIQHILDPLEGFSHLNQRKLIVVSETVFNDDSIRLLRAVRLSEFLDLEIDNQTKKQIRDDAKLIQNCAPERIHDELMTIMSFDSGTMNAIKQLNNLDLLFNLIPELKLGVNEDQPKEHYWDIFEHNVQTVGYFENIIHSNNIDTWILDEIYWNPQLKDYFMNDNISGYSRYSMVKVACLLHDIAKPHTKTIDNERIRFKGHHREGAIISEKILKNLRFSKKHIRGISTIIDHHLRPGQMSHEGQLPSDKAIYRFFRSSEDFAIDTIYLNLADYLAARGPLLEKQEWIDYVTKVNHIYLQGTKQQDDPKYERLINGRQLMQELGLSTGPIIGTILEEIQEEVISGKITKYVDAIQYAKVILNREQIDKEK